A stretch of the Rodentibacter haemolyticus genome encodes the following:
- the ydiJ gene encoding D-2-hydroxyglutarate dehydrogenase YdiJ, with protein MLPLLSNVPQLEKTVETYLAELKKQYFEGDIATNYADRLALATDNSVYQLLPQAILFPRNVADVVRITKLANKPDFQSLTFTPRGGGTGTNGQSLNNNIIVDLSRYMTTILELNVEERWVRVQAGVVKDQLNQFLKPYGLFFAPELSTSNRATLGGMINTDASGQGSLQYGKTSDHILALRTVLMNGEILDTSAVKFQDILENIDSLELKGASKQLHQEIAQRCKEKRTTIINDLPQLNRFLTGYDLKNVFNEDESEFNLTRLLTGSEGSLAFICEAKLNLLPIPQYRTLINIKYSSFDAALRNAPFMVKANALSVETIDSNVLNLAKQDIIWHSVRELLTESEENPILGLNIVEYAGNNKEKIDRQLTALCQALDEKIAHRQDSIIGYQVCSDLPSIERIYAMRKKAVGLLGNAKGAAKPIPFVEDTCVPPEHLADYIAEFRALLDSQHLQYGMFGHVDAGVLHVRPALDLCDKDQVKLFKQISDEVAKLTAKYGGLLWGEHGKGVRSHYGEKFFTPELWNELRYIKFLFDPNNRLNPGKICTPLGSKDELYSILSTMRADNDRQIPVQIRDEFKGAMNCNGNGLCFNFDEHSIMCPSMKVSKNRVFSPKGRATLVREWLHLLAAENILPEQLDFKKTEVKLTALITRIRNTIQKRRGEYDFSHEVKTAMDSCLACKACASQCPIKIDVPSFRAKFFHFYHSRYLRPVKDHIVANLEIASPYMAKQAKFFNYFTKLKTTQTLVEKTIGMTDLPLLSEPNLQQQLVEINYQDKPLEELELLSAVEKSRILLIVQDPYTSYYDAKVVRDFIALAQKLGFQPILLPFKPNGKAMHIKGFLKRFAKTAKNQAEFLNRIAKLGVPLVGVDPAIVLSYRDEYKEALQEQRGDFHVLTAHEWLTAQLDSDLFTTELKNTEKNDRTFEWYLFPHCTESTFMPNSPKEWQQIFEKFGQTLKVEKVGCCGMAGVFGHEVQNQAMSREIYDISWGKKLNGKDPHFCLATGYSCRSQVKRYEQVVLKHPLQALLELLSEERDSNNSIQR; from the coding sequence ATGCTTCCCCTTCTTTCTAATGTCCCACAACTTGAGAAAACCGTTGAAACTTATCTTGCGGAACTCAAAAAACAATATTTTGAGGGCGATATCGCCACAAATTATGCGGATCGATTAGCGCTCGCCACAGATAACAGCGTTTATCAGCTACTGCCGCAAGCGATACTCTTCCCAAGAAACGTTGCCGATGTCGTGCGTATTACCAAACTGGCAAATAAACCGGATTTTCAATCCCTCACTTTCACCCCGCGCGGCGGCGGTACGGGAACGAACGGGCAATCGCTTAATAACAACATTATCGTTGATCTTTCTCGTTATATGACAACTATTTTAGAACTCAATGTAGAGGAACGTTGGGTACGCGTGCAGGCGGGCGTAGTAAAAGATCAGCTCAATCAATTTTTGAAGCCTTACGGTTTATTTTTCGCACCGGAGCTTTCCACCAGTAATCGCGCCACGTTAGGCGGAATGATTAATACGGATGCTTCAGGACAAGGTTCGTTACAATACGGAAAAACCTCTGATCACATATTGGCACTACGCACAGTATTAATGAACGGCGAAATACTTGATACAAGTGCGGTCAAATTTCAGGATATTTTAGAAAATATCGATTCTCTCGAATTAAAGGGTGCCAGTAAACAACTTCATCAGGAAATTGCTCAACGCTGTAAAGAAAAACGCACAACGATTATTAACGATTTGCCCCAACTCAATCGCTTTCTCACAGGTTATGATTTAAAGAACGTTTTTAATGAAGATGAAAGCGAATTTAATCTCACCCGCCTGCTTACCGGCTCGGAAGGATCCCTTGCCTTTATTTGTGAGGCGAAATTAAATCTTCTTCCGATTCCACAATACCGCACCTTAATTAATATTAAATATAGTTCCTTTGATGCCGCGCTACGCAATGCGCCGTTTATGGTAAAAGCCAATGCCCTCTCGGTGGAAACCATTGATTCCAATGTGCTGAATCTTGCCAAACAAGACATTATTTGGCATTCCGTACGTGAGCTTTTAACCGAAAGCGAAGAAAATCCAATCCTCGGTTTAAATATTGTGGAATATGCCGGTAATAATAAAGAAAAAATCGACCGTCAACTGACCGCACTTTGCCAAGCACTGGATGAAAAAATCGCACACCGACAAGATTCTATTATCGGTTATCAAGTTTGCTCGGATTTACCTTCCATTGAACGCATTTATGCAATGCGAAAAAAAGCCGTGGGCTTGCTCGGTAATGCAAAAGGTGCGGCAAAGCCGATCCCTTTTGTGGAAGATACCTGCGTGCCGCCGGAACATTTGGCGGATTACATTGCAGAATTTCGCGCCTTGCTGGATAGCCAGCATTTACAATATGGTATGTTCGGTCATGTCGATGCCGGTGTTTTACACGTTCGCCCGGCGCTTGATTTATGTGATAAAGATCAAGTGAAGCTGTTCAAACAAATTTCTGATGAGGTCGCAAAACTCACTGCAAAATACGGCGGATTATTGTGGGGAGAACACGGCAAAGGCGTGCGTTCGCATTATGGTGAGAAATTCTTTACGCCGGAATTATGGAACGAACTTCGCTACATCAAGTTCTTATTTGATCCGAATAATCGATTAAACCCGGGTAAAATCTGCACGCCATTAGGTTCTAAAGACGAACTCTATTCTATTTTATCAACCATGCGTGCCGATAATGATCGCCAAATCCCCGTTCAAATTCGTGATGAGTTTAAAGGTGCAATGAACTGTAACGGCAACGGTTTATGCTTTAATTTTGATGAGCACAGCATCATGTGCCCTTCAATGAAAGTCAGCAAAAACCGGGTATTTTCACCAAAAGGGCGCGCAACTTTGGTGCGCGAGTGGCTGCATTTATTAGCCGCTGAAAATATTCTGCCCGAGCAATTGGATTTCAAAAAAACCGAAGTCAAATTGACCGCACTTATCACACGCATTCGTAACACGATACAAAAACGGCGTGGTGAATATGATTTCTCCCACGAAGTAAAAACCGCAATGGATAGCTGCTTGGCGTGCAAAGCCTGCGCCAGTCAATGCCCGATAAAAATTGACGTGCCAAGTTTTCGTGCGAAATTCTTCCATTTTTATCACAGTCGTTATTTACGTCCGGTTAAAGACCACATTGTGGCAAATTTAGAAATCGCCTCGCCTTATATGGCAAAACAAGCGAAATTTTTCAATTATTTTACAAAATTAAAAACGACACAAACTCTTGTAGAAAAAACAATCGGTATGACGGATTTACCCTTACTGTCCGAACCGAATTTACAACAGCAACTTGTTGAAATTAACTATCAAGACAAACCGTTAGAAGAGTTGGAGCTGCTAAGTGCGGTAGAAAAATCCCGTATTTTATTGATCGTACAAGATCCTTACACCTCTTACTATGATGCGAAAGTCGTACGTGATTTTATCGCGCTTGCCCAAAAACTCGGTTTTCAACCCATTTTGCTGCCGTTTAAACCAAACGGTAAAGCAATGCACATCAAAGGTTTTTTGAAACGCTTTGCCAAAACCGCCAAAAATCAAGCGGAATTTCTCAATCGCATAGCCAAATTGGGCGTACCGTTGGTCGGCGTAGATCCCGCAATTGTGCTTTCTTACCGTGATGAATATAAAGAAGCACTGCAAGAACAACGCGGCGACTTCCACGTATTAACTGCACACGAATGGCTGACAGCACAACTTGATTCCGACTTATTTACCACCGAATTGAAAAACACGGAAAAAAATGACCGCACTTTTGAATGGTACTTGTTTCCTCATTGTACGGAATCGACTTTTATGCCGAACAGCCCGAAAGAATGGCAACAAATCTTTGAAAAATTCGGGCAAACCTTAAAGGTGGAAAAAGTCGGATGCTGTGGTATGGCGGGCGTGTTCGGTCACGAAGTGCAAAATCAAGCGATGAGTCGTGAAATTTATGATATTTCTTGGGGGAAAAAACTCAATGGAAAAGATCCGCACTTTTGTTTAGCGACCGGCTATTCCTGTCGAAGCCAAGTAAAACGTTATGAACAGGTTGTATTAAAACATCCGTTACAAGCATTACTTGAACTATTAAGTGAAGAAAGAGACTCGAATAATAGCATACAGCGATAA
- a CDS encoding hotdog fold thioesterase, which produces MIWKKPFTLTQLNKMGKNCAVGHLGIEISAFGDDWIEATMPVDNRTTQPFGLLHGGISVALAETVGSLAGFLCVEEGKAAVGLDINANHLRPVKNGKVIAKATPINLSKNIHVWQIDIRNEQDKLCCVSRLTLSIINL; this is translated from the coding sequence ATGATTTGGAAAAAACCATTTACCCTAACCCAACTCAATAAAATGGGAAAAAACTGTGCGGTAGGTCATCTTGGTATTGAGATCTCCGCCTTTGGCGATGATTGGATTGAAGCCACAATGCCGGTGGATAACCGCACCACCCAACCTTTCGGGCTTTTGCACGGTGGCATTTCCGTCGCTTTGGCAGAAACCGTAGGATCGCTCGCCGGCTTTCTTTGCGTGGAAGAAGGTAAGGCAGCGGTGGGATTAGATATCAATGCCAATCATCTTCGCCCGGTAAAAAACGGAAAAGTGATAGCAAAGGCTACACCTATCAATTTAAGTAAAAATATCCATGTTTGGCAAATTGACATCCGTAATGAACAAGATAAACTTTGCTGCGTTTCACGATTAACGCTTTCTATTATTAATTTATGA
- the hemH gene encoding ferrochelatase, with protein sequence MTLTKKIGVILANLGTPEEPTPAAISRYLREFLSDPRIVDLPRWKWLPLLKFVILPPRAKRIAKNYQAIWTEQGSPLLAITKQQQKALQHYLSEQNIDAQVEIAMTYGNPSMQSAVEKLLENQVEKIIVLPLYPQYSSTTTGALFDVFAKALKNTKNIPAFEFIHSYHLDENYINALVESIKVRLKSEEFLLFSYHGIPLRYEEMGDYYREHCKQTTLAIVDKLGLTENQWGMTFQSRFGREEWLQPYTDQFLESAATQGIHKIAVVCPGFSVDCLETIEEIDTENRENFLNNGGQSYQYIPALNADPIHIEMMGKLILQKIL encoded by the coding sequence ATGACCCTAACAAAAAAAATCGGTGTTATTTTAGCCAATTTAGGTACACCGGAGGAGCCGACGCCTGCCGCAATTTCCCGCTATTTACGGGAATTTTTATCAGATCCCCGCATTGTTGACTTACCGCGCTGGAAATGGTTGCCGTTACTCAAATTCGTTATTTTGCCGCCACGCGCCAAACGAATTGCAAAAAATTATCAAGCCATTTGGACAGAACAAGGTTCGCCGTTGCTTGCAATCACAAAACAGCAACAAAAGGCATTACAACACTATTTGTCCGAACAAAATATCGACGCACAAGTAGAAATTGCCATGACTTACGGCAATCCGTCTATGCAAAGTGCGGTGGAAAAATTGCTTGAAAATCAGGTAGAGAAAATAATCGTACTGCCGCTTTATCCGCAATACTCCAGCACAACGACCGGCGCATTATTCGATGTTTTCGCAAAAGCACTGAAAAATACTAAAAACATTCCGGCATTTGAATTCATTCATTCTTATCATTTAGATGAAAACTATATCAATGCGTTGGTTGAATCCATTAAAGTGCGGTTAAAATCAGAGGAGTTTTTATTATTTTCTTATCACGGCATTCCATTGCGTTATGAAGAAATGGGCGACTATTATCGCGAACACTGTAAGCAAACCACCCTTGCCATCGTTGATAAACTCGGCTTAACGGAAAATCAATGGGGAATGACATTCCAGTCCCGTTTTGGACGTGAAGAATGGTTACAACCCTATACGGATCAATTTTTAGAATCTGCTGCGACACAAGGTATTCATAAAATCGCCGTGGTTTGCCCCGGTTTTTCCGTAGATTGTTTAGAAACCATTGAGGAAATTGATACGGAAAACCGTGAAAATTTTCTGAATAACGGTGGGCAATCCTATCAATATATCCCTGCATTAAATGCCGATCCTATACATATTGAAATGATGGGTAAATTGATTTTACAAAAAATCTTATAA
- the selD gene encoding selenide, water dikinase SelD translates to MADEIRLTQYSHGAGUGCKISPKVLGTILQTQLNNFVDPRLLVGNDTADDAAVYDLGNGTAIISTTDFFMPIVDDPFDFGRIAATNAISDIFAMGGKPIMAIAILGFPINKLPAEIAQKIVEGGRFTCHQAGIALAGGHSIDAPEPMFGLAVTGVINTEKVKRNASAQEGCKLYLTKPLGIGILTTAEKKGKLKPEHQGLATEEMCRLNSIGSRFSEVSGVTAMTDVTGFGLLGHLIEMCEGSNLNAEIFFDKIPTLKGVQEYILEGCVPGGTTRNFDSYGHKVGAMSDHQKAVLCDPQTSGGLLLAVKPESEQEILTIAQQAGIDIYEVGVLKAKDPKGEIFVEVS, encoded by the coding sequence ATGGCAGATGAAATTCGTTTAACGCAATACAGCCACGGCGCAGGTTGAGGCTGTAAAATCTCGCCTAAGGTGTTAGGGACGATTTTACAAACTCAGCTTAACAATTTTGTTGATCCGCGTTTATTGGTGGGCAACGATACGGCCGATGATGCGGCGGTATATGATTTAGGCAATGGTACTGCGATTATCAGTACCACGGATTTTTTTATGCCGATTGTGGATGACCCTTTTGATTTCGGGCGTATTGCCGCCACCAATGCGATCAGCGACATTTTCGCAATGGGCGGCAAACCGATTATGGCGATTGCGATTTTAGGTTTTCCAATTAATAAATTACCGGCAGAAATTGCACAAAAAATTGTAGAGGGCGGACGTTTTACTTGTCATCAAGCAGGAATTGCGCTTGCCGGTGGACATTCCATTGACGCACCTGAACCTATGTTCGGTTTAGCGGTAACAGGCGTAATTAATACGGAAAAAGTAAAACGTAATGCTTCCGCACAAGAAGGCTGTAAACTTTATTTAACGAAACCGCTAGGCATCGGCATACTGACTACGGCGGAGAAAAAAGGCAAATTAAAACCCGAACATCAGGGATTAGCCACTGAAGAGATGTGTCGGCTAAATAGCATCGGTAGCCGATTTTCTGAAGTCAGCGGCGTTACGGCGATGACGGATGTAACCGGATTCGGTTTGCTCGGCCATTTAATCGAAATGTGTGAAGGATCAAATTTAAATGCCGAGATCTTTTTCGATAAAATCCCTACTTTAAAGGGCGTGCAGGAATATATTTTGGAAGGTTGTGTGCCGGGCGGAACGACACGTAATTTTGACAGCTATGGTCATAAAGTCGGTGCAATGTCGGATCACCAGAAAGCCGTGTTGTGCGATCCGCAAACTTCAGGCGGTTTGCTACTGGCGGTAAAACCCGAAAGCGAGCAAGAAATTTTGACGATTGCCCAACAAGCCGGTATTGATATTTATGAAGTCGGTGTGTTGAAAGCAAAAGATCCGAAAGGTGAAATTTTTGTTGAAGTGAGCTAA
- the gntR gene encoding gluconate operon transcriptional repressor GntR: MKRKRPTLQDIADRLNITKMTVSRYLRNPDSVAQETQRRIAEAIEQFGYIPNRAPEILSNAKSKAIGVLLPSLTNHVFADVLKGIELIADQAGYQTMLAHYGYSVKKEEERIESLLSYNVDGLILSENYHSLRTLKMIEIANIPVIEIMDSTQAGIQQVIGFDNVAAAQTMVETMILRGHQNVVYFTARMDKRTQLKMQGYEQAMKKYGFEPYSLITEESSSFTLGGKQLRDIINKRPETNGIFCTNDDLAIGALFECQRLGIEVPKQIAIAGFHGHDVGFSVTPQLATVITPRLEIGKWAAQELLGRLRGEPVKERMIDLGFKIHIGESL, encoded by the coding sequence ATGAAACGAAAACGCCCTACTCTGCAAGATATTGCCGATCGTCTTAATATCACCAAAATGACGGTAAGCCGTTATCTACGCAATCCCGATTCGGTGGCACAAGAAACGCAACGCCGTATTGCCGAAGCCATTGAACAATTCGGTTATATTCCAAACCGTGCGCCGGAAATTCTTTCTAATGCGAAAAGTAAAGCCATTGGCGTTTTGCTCCCGTCCCTAACCAACCACGTTTTTGCCGATGTCTTAAAAGGTATCGAACTTATTGCCGACCAAGCCGGCTATCAAACCATGCTTGCCCACTACGGTTACAGTGTCAAAAAAGAAGAGGAGCGTATTGAAAGTTTGCTTTCTTATAATGTGGACGGTTTGATTTTGTCAGAAAATTATCATTCGCTACGCACACTCAAAATGATTGAAATTGCCAATATTCCGGTGATTGAAATTATGGATAGCACGCAAGCAGGTATTCAGCAGGTGATCGGTTTTGATAATGTTGCAGCCGCGCAAACGATGGTGGAAACAATGATTTTACGCGGTCATCAAAATGTTGTGTACTTCACCGCACGAATGGATAAGCGAACCCAATTAAAAATGCAAGGCTATGAACAGGCAATGAAAAAATACGGGTTTGAACCCTATAGTTTAATTACCGAGGAATCATCATCTTTTACTCTAGGAGGAAAACAACTTCGGGATATTATCAACAAACGCCCTGAGACCAACGGCATTTTCTGCACGAATGACGACTTAGCTATCGGTGCGTTATTCGAATGCCAACGCTTAGGTATTGAGGTTCCGAAACAAATCGCTATCGCAGGGTTTCACGGGCATGATGTGGGCTTTTCCGTTACGCCACAACTTGCCACCGTTATCACTCCCCGTTTAGAAATAGGCAAATGGGCGGCACAAGAATTATTGGGAAGACTAAGGGGTGAACCGGTAAAGGAAAGAATGATTGATCTCGGTTTTAAAATTCACATTGGAGAAAGCCTCTAA
- a CDS encoding gluconokinase, whose product MSDNKRIGKSFILMGVSSTGKTSVGTEIAHRLGIKLIDGDDLHPRANIIKMAEGQPLDDEDRAPWLERIRDAAFSLERKSESGIIICSALKKKYRDVIRDGNEQVKFLFLTGSFQLVLERMKQRKGHYMKTDMLKSQFDTLEVPGADEPDVLHIDIAGSFEDVVARCISALEPFL is encoded by the coding sequence ATGAGCGATAATAAACGGATTGGAAAAAGTTTTATCCTAATGGGCGTTTCAAGTACAGGTAAAACATCGGTAGGGACAGAAATTGCCCATCGTTTGGGAATTAAGTTAATTGACGGTGATGATTTGCACCCTCGAGCGAATATAATCAAAATGGCTGAAGGACAGCCGCTTGATGATGAAGATAGAGCGCCTTGGTTGGAGCGTATTCGTGATGCGGCATTTAGTCTTGAACGCAAAAGTGAGAGCGGGATTATTATTTGTTCTGCGTTGAAGAAAAAATATCGTGATGTCATTCGTGATGGCAATGAGCAAGTGAAATTTCTGTTTTTGACAGGTTCTTTTCAACTTGTTCTAGAACGTATGAAACAACGCAAGGGACATTATATGAAAACGGATATGTTAAAAAGCCAATTTGATACTTTGGAAGTCCCGGGGGCAGATGAGCCGGATGTGCTTCATATTGATATTGCGGGAAGTTTTGAGGATGTGGTTGCGCGTTGCATTTCTGCTTTAGAACCTTTTTTATAG